The following are from one region of the Veillonella nakazawae genome:
- the uvrB gene encoding excinuclease ABC subunit UvrB codes for MKHNTYNYEGGQPFKVEAPFTPTGDQPTAIQSLTEGIERGEWAQVLLGATGTGKTFTMAKVIEAVQKPTLIIAHNKTLAAQLCSEFKSFFPNNAVEYFVSYYDFYQPEAYIPSSDTYIEKDASINDEIDKLRHSATMSLFERRDVIIVASVSCIYGLGDPEDYSELVLSLRLGQTKSRDEILSKLVDIQYTRNDMNFIRGTFRVQGDTIEIFPAAYSERAIRVELFGDEIDRLVEVDALTGEVIAERKHVAVYPASHYVTTKDKMRIAVERIEAELDEQLAKLKAADRLLEAQRLEQRTRYDIEMMQEMGYCSGIENYSRHMSERKAGEAPYTLIDYFPDDFLIMVDESHVTIPQIRAMYNGDRARKESLIEYGFRLPSALDNRPLQFDEFVERINQIVYVSATPGPYEMEVETNIAEQIIRPTGLLDPSIEIRPIKGQMDDLLGEIHKRAAKNERVLVTTLTKKMAEDLTEFLKEMGVRVRYLHSDIVTIERAEIIRDLRAGVFDVLVGINLLREGLDMPEVSLVAILDADKEGFLRSDTAMIQTIGRAARNVNGHVIMYADRVTGSMQRAIDETDRRRAVQEAYNIEHNITPKSVSKDVKELIELTKIEEDMVTDGKDFSPKKGKKKSSTTGMDHGHEPYAQDISSPKVADITPEELFNKIEELDRQMKAAAKQLEFEKAAKLRDQLGELRQQWSDMHSAGESKLKKPASTKGRKRTSSKSK; via the coding sequence ATGAAACATAATACATATAATTACGAAGGGGGCCAACCATTTAAAGTGGAGGCGCCCTTTACGCCTACTGGGGACCAACCAACTGCCATACAATCTCTAACAGAAGGTATTGAGCGCGGTGAATGGGCTCAGGTCTTGCTCGGTGCTACTGGCACAGGTAAGACATTTACGATGGCTAAGGTTATCGAGGCGGTACAAAAACCGACCTTGATTATTGCACACAATAAAACATTGGCTGCTCAATTATGTAGCGAGTTTAAAAGTTTCTTCCCTAATAACGCGGTAGAATACTTTGTGTCTTATTACGATTTCTATCAACCAGAAGCATATATTCCTTCAAGTGATACGTACATTGAGAAGGATGCGTCTATCAATGATGAAATCGATAAATTACGACATAGTGCCACTATGAGTCTTTTCGAGCGTCGCGACGTAATCATCGTTGCCTCTGTTAGTTGTATTTACGGCTTAGGTGACCCTGAGGATTATTCTGAACTCGTATTGTCCTTGCGCTTAGGTCAGACGAAATCTCGCGATGAAATTCTATCTAAACTCGTAGATATTCAGTATACGAGAAATGATATGAATTTTATTCGTGGTACCTTCCGTGTTCAAGGTGATACTATCGAGATCTTCCCAGCCGCTTACAGTGAAAGAGCCATTCGGGTGGAACTTTTCGGTGATGAAATTGATCGCCTTGTTGAGGTAGATGCTTTAACAGGTGAAGTCATTGCAGAGCGTAAGCACGTTGCAGTCTATCCAGCATCTCACTATGTAACAACGAAAGATAAGATGCGTATTGCTGTAGAGCGTATTGAGGCTGAATTAGACGAACAATTAGCTAAGTTGAAAGCTGCTGACCGCCTATTGGAGGCTCAACGTCTTGAACAGCGTACCCGTTACGATATAGAAATGATGCAAGAAATGGGTTATTGCTCGGGCATCGAGAATTATTCCCGCCATATGTCTGAACGTAAGGCTGGAGAAGCTCCATATACATTGATAGACTATTTCCCAGATGATTTCCTCATTATGGTGGATGAGTCTCATGTAACGATTCCGCAAATTCGTGCCATGTATAATGGTGACCGTGCTCGTAAAGAATCCCTTATCGAATATGGGTTCCGTTTACCATCTGCACTCGATAATAGACCACTTCAATTCGATGAATTCGTAGAGCGTATTAATCAAATCGTCTATGTATCAGCCACACCTGGTCCGTATGAAATGGAAGTGGAAACGAATATTGCAGAACAAATTATTCGTCCTACAGGCTTATTAGATCCATCCATTGAAATTCGTCCTATTAAGGGGCAAATGGATGACTTACTCGGTGAAATTCATAAGCGTGCAGCTAAGAATGAACGCGTTCTCGTTACGACATTGACGAAAAAGATGGCTGAGGACTTAACAGAGTTCTTGAAGGAGATGGGCGTCCGCGTTCGTTATCTCCATTCTGATATCGTTACTATCGAGCGTGCCGAAATTATTCGGGACTTACGAGCTGGTGTATTCGATGTACTAGTTGGTATCAACTTGCTTCGTGAAGGTCTCGATATGCCAGAGGTTTCTTTAGTGGCTATCTTAGATGCGGATAAAGAAGGTTTCTTACGCTCCGATACAGCCATGATTCAAACTATTGGTCGCGCTGCTCGTAATGTGAATGGTCACGTTATCATGTACGCTGATCGTGTAACAGGTTCTATGCAGCGCGCCATCGATGAAACAGATCGTCGTCGTGCCGTGCAAGAGGCTTATAATATTGAACATAATATTACGCCTAAGTCTGTCTCTAAAGATGTAAAAGAGCTTATTGAGTTGACGAAAATTGAAGAAGATATGGTCACCGATGGAAAGGACTTTTCACCGAAGAAAGGGAAAAAGAAATCCTCTACAACGGGTATGGACCATGGACACGAACCATATGCACAAGATATATCTAGTCCTAAGGTGGCAGATATAACGCCGGAAGAGTTATTCAATAAAATTGAAGAGCTTGATCGTCAAATGAAGGCCGCTGCAAAGCAGCTTGAATTTGAAAAGGCTGCAAAACTTCGTGATCAATTAGGGGAACTACGTCAACAATGGTCCGATATGCATAGTGCAGGTGAAAGCAAGTTAAAAAAACCTGCATCAACTAAAGGTAGAAAGCGGACTAGCTCAAAGAGTAAATAG
- the ftsY gene encoding signal recognition particle-docking protein FtsY, with amino-acid sequence MAFGFFDRIKDGLEKTRKSFVKNVESIVIGYAQIDDDFLDDLEAVMLTSDLGPKTTEYLMKEIRRGVTEGIINNTGDVMPFMEDRITEMLVDQEDEITLHHPEVILVVGVNGVGKTTTIAKLANYYTKEGKKVIIAAGDTFRAAAADQLSIWADRVGVPIVKHKEGADPAAVVYDAMEAAKARNADLVIVDTAGRLHTKVNLMEELKKMGRVANNHVEGAPHQTLLVLDGTTGQNAVSQAKLFGQAVPVNGIVVTKLDGTAKGGVVISIKEELGVPVRWIGVGEGMDDLRPFNAKEFANALFNKGMIQGDK; translated from the coding sequence ATGGCATTTGGATTCTTTGATAGAATTAAAGACGGCTTAGAGAAAACTCGTAAGTCCTTTGTAAAAAACGTTGAAAGTATCGTTATCGGTTATGCACAAATTGATGATGATTTCTTAGATGATTTAGAAGCAGTTATGCTCACTAGTGACCTTGGTCCTAAAACGACAGAATATTTGATGAAAGAAATTCGTCGTGGTGTAACAGAAGGTATTATTAACAATACTGGTGATGTAATGCCATTCATGGAAGACCGCATTACAGAAATGCTAGTTGACCAAGAAGATGAAATTACACTTCACCACCCAGAGGTTATCCTTGTAGTTGGGGTAAATGGTGTCGGTAAAACTACGACTATTGCTAAGTTGGCTAACTATTACACTAAAGAAGGCAAAAAGGTAATTATTGCTGCAGGTGATACATTCCGTGCCGCTGCGGCTGATCAATTGTCTATCTGGGCAGATCGCGTAGGTGTACCTATCGTTAAACATAAAGAAGGGGCTGACCCTGCAGCCGTAGTATATGATGCAATGGAAGCAGCTAAAGCTCGTAATGCAGACCTCGTTATTGTAGATACTGCAGGTCGTTTACACACTAAAGTTAATCTTATGGAAGAACTTAAGAAGATGGGCCGCGTAGCGAATAACCACGTAGAAGGGGCACCACATCAAACATTGCTCGTGTTAGACGGTACTACAGGTCAAAATGCAGTAAGCCAAGCTAAATTATTTGGTCAAGCAGTACCAGTAAATGGTATTGTTGTGACTAAGCTTGATGGCACAGCAAAAGGTGGCGTAGTTATCTCTATTAAAGAGGAATTAGGCGTACCTGTTCGCTGGATCGGCGTTGGCGAAGGCATGGATGACTTGCGTCCATTTAATGCGAAAGAATTTGCTAATGCACTATTTAATAAAGGAATGATTCAAGGTGACAAATAA
- the smc gene encoding chromosome segregation protein SMC, producing the protein MQLLRLELKGFKSFADKTVVKFSPGMTAVIGPNGSGKSNITDAMKWVLGESNVRNLRGQKAEDIIFSGTEKRKPMSAAEVTLVFDNSDHQLDVDMAEVAITRRIYRTGESEFLINKRSCRLKDIHLLLADTGLGKDSMAIIGQNRIDAILNSKPEERRLIFEDVAGISRFKINKEDALRRIASTDRNMERVRDVMATIEEQLGPLSEKAEKTKKYMTLSRTKRDYDGALGFHNYKTSDRLLTRFENDNIAFKNEEIELQTELSKLEARRHTLQSASTKEQEQLKLWEAQYTEKQRDEERLAGHLRLLEEQLKTAHRELDEISMRISELEATQKGEEQQLRILNQLIQDESAQLVEKESKLEALESNYKKAVEDVSAEQAKFQSLQSNREAFEQHQLELVSAIETAKASIRSLEARKEESTKQCEVLKDEIGQVDSELQAARAEYESLGQKFTAISAQRQALVDGGKEAVIQAREERKELQKLRTQEQRVKGRIELLAQWEEQHEGYLEGTKNILNGKGSWREQITGAVGDLFTVEDKYTTAIETALGGSVNHVVTTTARAAAEGVNYLKSIQGGRVTFLPMDSVKGKPYDTPALHESCVIGTAVDCISVDNTYAHIFQYLLGRTLVVSSMDDAIGLQKKYNQQLRIVTLTGEQFQPGGSLTGGATKRKRASVLSRKEEATSLEQELLQIEEQIRSLTASLENLEKRVDEAEKERGALDESYQHTNLLYVASETKVQNIQNQMERKKRVLREEEQRLLQIDIDLARTTANLKDQEIALASLQEDHGVDGNQGALMERLTVLQKVQQEAYEAFTEARLTCDTLRQTIKEREAQREQRNQSIANIVERLTPLRNLLISTTERCEVELPKDKELAEEELASATAEVERLRALRDEAYDKTSTGREEMESILGEQDRLNQRYKVVQGRLVDMEGKITRHRMDCERFVEELQELGFTLEDAQALRIEGSVSDWKDEQARLMAEIAELGPVNPNAVEEYEETKERYDFLSTQLVDLDTAKEQLQAVIAEMDKAMSTQLYDVLDVVGRRFQEVFSQLFGGGTAQIVLTDPDNILTGGIDFYIQPPGKKRQQLTLLSGGERALTVIALLFSFLDYRPAPFCVLDEVDAALDEANVERFSSYLNRVNKETQFIVVSHRKKTMEAAEVLQGVTMVERGVSRLLTVAFEDVKEDLA; encoded by the coding sequence ATGCAATTACTTCGGTTAGAATTAAAGGGCTTTAAATCGTTTGCAGATAAAACGGTTGTAAAATTCTCGCCAGGAATGACTGCCGTTATTGGACCTAACGGAAGTGGTAAAAGTAATATTACGGATGCTATGAAATGGGTTTTAGGGGAATCCAATGTCCGTAACTTACGTGGTCAAAAAGCAGAGGATATTATTTTCTCTGGTACGGAAAAACGTAAACCAATGAGTGCAGCTGAGGTTACACTTGTATTTGACAATAGTGACCATCAATTAGATGTAGATATGGCTGAGGTTGCTATTACACGCCGTATTTATCGTACTGGTGAAAGTGAGTTCCTTATCAATAAACGTTCTTGTCGTTTAAAGGATATTCATCTTTTATTAGCTGATACAGGCCTTGGGAAAGACTCAATGGCTATTATCGGTCAGAACCGTATTGATGCTATTTTGAATTCAAAGCCTGAAGAGCGTCGTTTGATCTTTGAAGATGTAGCAGGTATTTCTCGTTTTAAAATCAACAAAGAAGATGCATTGCGTCGTATTGCTAGCACAGACAGAAACATGGAACGCGTACGCGACGTAATGGCTACTATCGAAGAACAACTAGGACCTTTGTCTGAAAAGGCGGAAAAGACTAAAAAGTATATGACCTTAAGTCGTACAAAGCGCGACTATGATGGGGCATTAGGCTTTCACAATTATAAGACCTCTGATCGTTTATTAACGCGTTTCGAAAATGATAATATTGCATTTAAGAATGAAGAGATTGAGCTTCAAACTGAATTGTCTAAATTGGAAGCGCGCCGTCATACCTTGCAATCCGCATCAACAAAAGAGCAAGAACAACTCAAGTTGTGGGAAGCTCAGTATACGGAAAAGCAACGTGATGAAGAACGTTTAGCAGGTCATTTACGTCTGTTAGAAGAACAGTTGAAGACAGCTCATCGTGAATTAGATGAAATATCTATGCGTATTAGCGAACTAGAAGCTACGCAAAAGGGCGAAGAACAACAATTGCGCATTTTAAATCAGTTGATTCAAGATGAAAGTGCTCAATTAGTAGAAAAAGAGTCTAAGCTAGAAGCGTTAGAATCTAATTATAAAAAAGCTGTTGAAGATGTTAGCGCCGAGCAAGCTAAGTTCCAGTCATTGCAGTCTAATCGAGAAGCCTTTGAGCAACATCAATTAGAGCTTGTGAGCGCTATTGAAACAGCAAAGGCTAGTATTCGTAGCTTAGAAGCTCGTAAGGAAGAGTCTACAAAACAATGTGAAGTTTTAAAGGATGAAATAGGTCAAGTAGATAGTGAACTACAAGCAGCACGTGCTGAATATGAATCACTTGGTCAGAAATTTACTGCTATTTCTGCACAACGACAAGCCCTCGTTGATGGTGGTAAAGAAGCAGTTATACAAGCTCGTGAGGAACGCAAAGAGTTACAAAAATTACGTACCCAAGAGCAACGTGTTAAAGGTCGTATCGAACTATTAGCCCAATGGGAAGAACAACATGAAGGCTATTTAGAAGGTACTAAGAATATCCTAAACGGTAAAGGATCTTGGCGCGAACAGATTACGGGTGCTGTTGGTGATCTCTTTACGGTAGAAGATAAATATACTACGGCTATCGAAACGGCATTAGGTGGTAGTGTTAATCACGTTGTGACCACTACTGCTCGGGCTGCTGCGGAGGGTGTCAATTATTTGAAATCTATCCAAGGTGGCCGCGTAACCTTCTTGCCAATGGATTCTGTAAAAGGAAAACCCTATGATACACCGGCTTTACATGAAAGCTGTGTAATCGGTACTGCTGTTGATTGTATTTCCGTTGATAATACATACGCTCATATTTTCCAATACTTATTGGGGCGCACCTTGGTAGTATCCTCCATGGATGATGCAATTGGTCTGCAAAAAAAATATAATCAACAATTGCGTATCGTTACGCTTACAGGGGAACAATTCCAACCTGGTGGTTCTTTAACTGGTGGTGCTACAAAGCGTAAGCGTGCCTCTGTATTGAGCCGTAAGGAAGAGGCGACTAGCCTTGAACAAGAGCTATTGCAAATTGAAGAACAAATTCGTTCCTTAACAGCTAGCTTGGAAAACCTTGAAAAACGGGTTGATGAAGCTGAAAAAGAACGAGGTGCCCTTGATGAAAGCTACCAACATACGAACTTACTGTATGTGGCTAGCGAAACAAAGGTACAAAATATTCAAAATCAAATGGAGCGTAAGAAACGTGTTCTCCGTGAAGAAGAGCAACGTTTATTACAAATCGATATTGATTTAGCTCGTACAACGGCTAACTTGAAAGACCAAGAAATAGCATTGGCTTCTTTGCAAGAAGACCACGGTGTAGATGGCAATCAAGGGGCCTTAATGGAGCGTTTAACTGTATTACAAAAGGTACAGCAAGAGGCTTATGAAGCTTTCACAGAGGCACGCCTCACCTGTGATACGTTGCGACAAACCATTAAGGAACGCGAAGCTCAGCGAGAACAACGTAATCAATCCATTGCTAACATTGTAGAGCGCTTAACACCGTTACGTAATCTGCTAATTAGCACTACAGAGCGCTGCGAAGTGGAGCTACCCAAGGATAAAGAATTGGCAGAGGAAGAATTGGCTTCTGCTACAGCGGAGGTTGAACGATTGCGTGCACTTCGCGATGAGGCTTATGATAAAACATCTACAGGACGTGAAGAGATGGAATCTATCCTCGGTGAACAAGATCGATTGAACCAACGATATAAAGTCGTTCAAGGTCGACTCGTTGATATGGAAGGTAAAATTACCCGTCATCGCATGGATTGCGAACGCTTTGTAGAAGAACTACAAGAGTTAGGCTTTACCTTAGAAGATGCGCAGGCTCTTCGCATTGAAGGTTCCGTCAGTGATTGGAAGGATGAACAAGCACGTTTGATGGCTGAAATTGCCGAGCTTGGTCCAGTCAATCCGAACGCTGTTGAAGAATATGAAGAAACTAAAGAGCGTTATGATTTCTTATCCACACAATTAGTAGATTTAGATACAGCGAAAGAGCAATTGCAAGCGGTTATTGCTGAAATGGACAAGGCTATGAGTACACAGCTATACGATGTATTAGATGTAGTAGGTCGTAGATTCCAAGAGGTATTTAGCCAACTATTTGGTGGTGGTACGGCTCAAATTGTATTGACTGATCCAGATAATATCTTAACTGGTGGTATCGATTTCTACATTCAGCCGCCAGGGAAGAAACGTCAACAATTGACCTTGTTGTCCGGTGGTGAACGAGCCTTAACGGTTATTGCTTTATTATTCTCGTTCCTCGATTATCGTCCTGCGCCATTCTGTGTGCTTGACGAAGTTGACGCAGCCCTTGATGAAGCCAATGTAGAAAGATTTAGTTCTTACTTAAATCGGGTAAATAAAGAAACACAATTTATCGTAGTATCGCACCGTAAAAAGACGATGGAAGCTGCCGAAGTATTACAAGGGGTGACCATGGTTGAACGAGGCGTATCGCGATTATTAACAGTAGCATTTGAAGATGTGAAGGAGGATCTAGCATAA
- a CDS encoding elongator complex protein 3, translating to MKPFGMITFFIPHVGCPYVCTFCNQSRITGQSGISHLTPDYIKKTITDYVGKKRNDKFWEVAFYGGSFTAIHHDLQHTLLAPAYEMLQQDIIDGIRCSTRPDAVGDEAISLLQSYGVKTVELGVQSMNDGILVDAKRGHTAQEVVDAVARLKRRGMTVGVQLLPGLKGETWETILETAIAVVKLEPDFVRIYPVLVIENTELADQYRSGEYEPLSTEQAIKYCTFLKEWFEQHNIEVIRTGLQSTEELDSGNSLVAGPYEPAMGELVVNEQYKQRIERCIDEHLSLENLLGKQNDYNFSHFDCYHTHKVKCRSYSDSGNILMKHRIVISYPRSSTSKVRGLKNRNILYFQETYPQFSIDWCEDNTRNTVRCCIDGLQYML from the coding sequence ATGAAACCATTTGGTATGATAACTTTTTTTATACCTCATGTAGGGTGTCCTTATGTATGTACATTTTGTAACCAGTCCCGTATTACAGGTCAATCTGGTATTAGTCACCTAACACCGGATTATATAAAAAAAACGATTACAGATTATGTGGGTAAAAAACGAAATGATAAGTTTTGGGAGGTCGCCTTTTATGGAGGCTCTTTTACAGCCATTCATCACGATTTGCAACATACCTTATTAGCGCCAGCTTATGAGATGTTACAACAGGACATAATCGATGGTATACGTTGCTCTACACGGCCTGATGCTGTTGGGGATGAGGCTATCTCATTGTTACAATCCTATGGCGTAAAAACAGTAGAGCTTGGCGTACAATCTATGAATGATGGTATTTTAGTCGATGCTAAGCGCGGTCACACAGCACAAGAGGTAGTAGATGCTGTTGCGCGATTAAAGCGACGTGGAATGACTGTAGGTGTTCAGCTTTTACCAGGATTAAAAGGTGAAACTTGGGAAACCATTCTAGAAACCGCTATTGCTGTAGTTAAACTAGAACCAGATTTTGTTCGAATCTATCCTGTTCTTGTTATAGAAAATACAGAACTAGCAGATCAATATAGATCTGGTGAATATGAGCCATTAAGTACTGAACAAGCTATTAAATATTGTACATTCTTAAAGGAATGGTTTGAACAGCATAATATTGAAGTTATACGTACAGGATTACAAAGCACGGAAGAGCTCGATTCAGGCAATAGTTTAGTAGCAGGTCCCTATGAACCTGCTATGGGTGAGCTCGTTGTAAATGAACAATATAAACAACGTATTGAAAGATGTATTGATGAACATCTTTCTTTAGAAAATTTATTAGGAAAGCAAAATGATTACAATTTTTCTCATTTTGATTGTTACCATACCCATAAGGTAAAATGTAGATCTTATTCGGATAGTGGTAATATTTTGATGAAACATAGGATTGTAATTTCTTATCCTAGAAGCAGTACATCAAAGGTTCGAGGTCTCAAAAATCGCAATATTTTATATTTCCAAGAAACATATCCTCAATTTAGCATAGATTGGTGTGAAGATAATACGAGAAATACTGTTCGTTGCTGTATTGATGGCCTACAATATATGTTATAA
- the rnc gene encoding ribonuclease III, whose translation MVAVEAHKSKMTQAREESLHGLVARLDIPVSDISILDCAFTHTSYANEHKSKHINHNQRLEFLGDAVLDLIIGEYLFKTYPDMAEGNLTKIKAATVCEDSLASVSRSLQLGQYLLLGHGECASGGNNRNSILADTFESLIGAIYISTDYQTAMNFVLKHLITYIKQALEGKRGKDYKTLLQEYVQRDGDKHIVYRLLSESGPDHAKTFHMVVEINGVTYEAGSGKSKKIAEQHAAQLTLEKLMDK comes from the coding sequence ATGGTAGCTGTTGAAGCGCATAAGAGTAAGATGACACAAGCTCGTGAAGAATCTCTTCATGGGCTTGTTGCTCGTTTAGACATACCTGTGTCAGATATATCCATTTTAGATTGTGCTTTTACACATACATCTTATGCGAATGAACATAAATCAAAGCATATTAATCACAATCAGCGATTAGAGTTTTTAGGCGATGCTGTTTTGGATCTTATTATTGGGGAATACCTATTTAAGACATATCCAGACATGGCCGAAGGTAATTTGACGAAAATTAAGGCCGCTACAGTGTGTGAGGATTCTTTAGCATCTGTAAGTCGTTCTTTGCAATTGGGGCAATATTTATTGCTCGGTCATGGTGAATGTGCTTCTGGTGGTAATAATCGTAATTCTATTTTAGCGGATACCTTTGAGTCTCTCATTGGTGCTATCTATATTTCTACAGATTACCAAACGGCGATGAACTTCGTTTTAAAACATCTCATTACTTATATCAAGCAAGCTTTAGAAGGTAAACGGGGCAAAGATTATAAAACCTTGTTACAAGAATATGTGCAACGGGATGGTGATAAACATATCGTCTATCGTTTGCTCAGTGAAAGTGGTCCCGACCATGCTAAGACCTTCCATATGGTGGTCGAAATCAATGGTGTTACTTACGAGGCAGGCTCTGGTAAAAGTAAAAAAATTGCAGAACAACATGCGGCTCAATTAACGTTAGAAAAGTTAATGGACAAATAG
- the fabF gene encoding beta-ketoacyl-ACP synthase II, producing MEKRVVITGLGAVTPVGIGKENFYNALLAGQSGIGPITRFDASDYATRIAGEVKDFDVTNYGVDKKEARRMDRSVELAIGAAVLACEDADLDLDKQDLDRCGTVVGTGIGGIDSIHEVYETLFEKGPGRVSPFAVPMMIANMTSARVSIRLGLKGPVITDVTACTSGTNAIGDAFRIIQRGDADIMFAGGTEAAVSPAAVAGFAAMKAMSTRNDEPTKASRPFDRDRDGFVMGEGSGIVVLEELEHAKARGAHIYAEVVGYGTNGDAYHITAPAPGGVQARKCMELAIKDAGIDPKDVNYINAHGTSTGLNDKNETLAIKELFGDHAKDIAVNSTKSMTGHLLGAAGAIETIVMAMAIETGKVHPTINCDNPDEGLDLDYVREGARDLQVKCALSNSFGFGGHNGTLCVRRYEG from the coding sequence TTGGAAAAACGTGTAGTAATTACTGGCTTAGGGGCAGTGACTCCTGTAGGTATCGGTAAAGAGAACTTTTACAATGCGTTATTGGCAGGTCAATCTGGTATTGGGCCAATTACACGCTTTGATGCATCTGACTATGCAACGCGTATTGCTGGTGAAGTAAAAGATTTTGATGTTACAAACTATGGCGTAGACAAGAAAGAAGCTCGTCGTATGGACCGTTCTGTAGAATTGGCTATCGGTGCTGCTGTTCTTGCTTGTGAAGATGCTGATCTTGATTTAGATAAACAAGATTTAGATCGTTGTGGTACTGTAGTTGGTACTGGTATTGGCGGTATCGACTCCATCCATGAAGTATATGAAACATTATTCGAAAAAGGTCCTGGCCGTGTAAGTCCATTTGCAGTTCCTATGATGATTGCCAATATGACATCTGCACGTGTATCCATCCGTCTTGGCCTTAAAGGTCCTGTTATTACAGACGTAACAGCTTGTACTTCTGGTACAAATGCTATTGGCGATGCTTTCCGTATTATCCAACGTGGTGATGCTGATATTATGTTTGCCGGTGGTACTGAAGCGGCTGTATCTCCTGCAGCTGTAGCTGGTTTCGCAGCTATGAAAGCTATGTCTACACGCAATGACGAACCAACAAAAGCATCTCGTCCATTTGACCGCGATCGCGATGGTTTCGTAATGGGTGAAGGTTCTGGTATCGTTGTTCTTGAAGAATTAGAACACGCAAAAGCTCGTGGTGCTCATATCTACGCTGAAGTTGTAGGTTATGGTACTAATGGCGATGCTTACCACATTACTGCACCAGCTCCAGGTGGTGTACAAGCTCGTAAATGTATGGAATTAGCAATTAAAGATGCAGGTATCGATCCTAAAGACGTTAACTACATCAATGCTCATGGTACATCTACTGGCCTTAATGACAAAAATGAAACATTGGCTATTAAAGAATTATTCGGCGATCATGCTAAAGACATCGCTGTTAACTCTACAAAATCCATGACAGGTCACTTGTTAGGTGCTGCTGGTGCTATCGAAACTATCGTTATGGCGATGGCTATCGAAACTGGCAAAGTTCATCCTACAATCAACTGTGACAACCCTGATGAAGGTTTGGATCTTGACTATGTTCGCGAAGGTGCACGTGACCTTCAAGTTAAATGTGCTCTTTCCAACTCTTTCGGTTTTGGTGGTCATAACGGTACACTTTGCGTACGCCGTTATGAAGGCTAA
- a CDS encoding NAD(P)H-dependent flavin oxidoreductase, with translation MKLPELRIGNLVAKVPIIQGGMAIRLSTARLAAAVANEGGIGLIAASGLPFDELRYEIQLARKLSPTGIIGINAMVAATQFAGLVKTAIEEGIDLVVAGAGFSRDMFAMGKESGTPIVPIVSSAKLARISEGLGAAAVIVEGCEAGGHLGTDRSAREIVPEVVAAVKNIPVIGAGGVLDGRDIVEMLKLGASGVQMGSRFAASDECNASDELKKMYVRATNPEDIVLIQSPVGLPGQAIKNKFAESVLDGTVAPPTVCDNCLKHCSHKFCIIRALSRAQQGDVETGLVFSGNNMRKVDKIMPVKDIFAQLKQQVAEID, from the coding sequence GTGAAGCTCCCTGAACTTCGCATTGGGAATCTAGTGGCCAAAGTACCTATTATTCAAGGTGGTATGGCGATTAGATTGTCTACAGCTCGCTTGGCGGCAGCCGTTGCAAATGAAGGTGGTATCGGCCTTATTGCAGCATCCGGTTTGCCGTTTGATGAATTACGATACGAAATACAATTAGCTAGAAAATTATCACCTACGGGTATTATTGGTATAAATGCGATGGTAGCCGCAACACAATTTGCGGGCTTAGTTAAAACTGCCATCGAAGAGGGCATTGATCTTGTAGTAGCAGGTGCTGGTTTTTCAAGAGATATGTTCGCAATGGGCAAAGAGTCTGGTACGCCAATCGTACCAATTGTTTCGTCCGCAAAATTAGCTCGCATTTCTGAAGGTTTAGGTGCAGCAGCAGTAATCGTAGAAGGCTGCGAAGCTGGTGGCCACTTGGGGACGGATCGTTCCGCTCGAGAAATCGTTCCAGAGGTTGTAGCTGCTGTTAAAAACATTCCAGTTATTGGTGCTGGTGGTGTTCTTGATGGTCGTGACATCGTAGAAATGTTGAAATTAGGTGCTAGTGGCGTTCAAATGGGTAGCCGTTTTGCTGCTTCTGATGAATGTAATGCATCTGACGAATTGAAAAAAATGTATGTACGGGCTACTAATCCTGAGGATATTGTATTAATTCAAAGTCCTGTAGGTTTGCCTGGACAAGCAATTAAAAATAAATTTGCTGAATCTGTATTAGACGGTACTGTAGCACCTCCAACGGTGTGTGATAACTGTTTGAAACATTGTTCCCATAAATTCTGTATCATCCGTGCTCTTTCTCGTGCACAACAAGGTGATGTGGAAACAGGTTTGGTGTTCTCTGGCAATAATATGAGAAAAGTCGACAAGATTATGCCAGTTAAAGATATCTTTGCTCAACTAAAACAGCAAGTAGCAGAGATTGATTAA